Proteins encoded together in one Bacteroides ovatus window:
- the clpP gene encoding ATP-dependent Clp endopeptidase proteolytic subunit ClpP, whose product MDDFRKYATKHLGMNGMVLDDVIKSQAGYLNPYILEERQLNVTQLDVFSRLMMDRIIFLGTQVDDYTANTLQAQLLYLDSVDPGKDISIYINSPGGSVYAGLGIYDTMQFISSDVATICTGMAASMAAVLLVAGAEGKRSALPHSRVMIHQPMGGAQGQASDIEITAREIQKLKKELYTIIADHSHTDFDKVWADSDRDYWMTAQEAKEYGMIDEVLIKK is encoded by the coding sequence ATGGATGATTTTAGAAAATACGCAACCAAGCATTTAGGAATGAATGGCATGGTATTGGATGATGTGATTAAGTCGCAGGCCGGGTATTTGAATCCCTATATTCTGGAAGAAAGACAGTTGAACGTAACTCAACTCGACGTTTTCTCCCGTTTGATGATGGACCGCATCATTTTCCTTGGTACACAAGTTGATGACTATACAGCTAATACGCTCCAGGCACAGTTGTTGTATCTGGATTCTGTGGATCCGGGTAAGGATATCTCTATCTATATCAACTCTCCGGGCGGAAGTGTATATGCCGGACTGGGCATTTATGATACGATGCAGTTTATTTCAAGCGATGTTGCTACCATCTGTACAGGTATGGCAGCTTCAATGGCAGCCGTATTGCTGGTTGCCGGTGCTGAAGGCAAACGTTCTGCATTGCCTCACTCACGTGTGATGATTCATCAGCCGATGGGTGGTGCGCAGGGACAAGCATCGGACATTGAAATCACAGCTCGTGAGATTCAGAAATTGAAGAAAGAACTTTATACGATTATCGCCGATCATTCGCATACTGATTTCGATAAAGTATGGGCGGACTCTGACCGTGACTACTGGATGACAGCTCAGGAAGCGAAAGAGTACGGTATGATTGATGAGGTATTGATTAAGAAATAA
- the clpX gene encoding ATP-dependent Clp protease ATP-binding subunit ClpX, which translates to MADSKTKKRCSFCGRSENEVGFLITGMNGYICDSCATQAYEITQEALGEGKKSAGATKLNLKELPKPVEIKKFLDQYVIGQDDAKRFLSVSVYNHYKRLLQKDSGDDVEIEKSNIIMVGSTGTGKTLLARTIAKLLHVPFTIVDATVLTEAGYVGEDIESILTRLLQVADYNVPEAEQGIVFIDEIDKIARKGDNPSITRDVSGEGVQQGLLKLLEGSVVNVPPQGGRKHPDQKMIPVNTKNILFICGGAFDGIEKKIAQRLNTHVVGYTASQKTATVDKNNMMQYIAPQDLKSFGLIPEIIGRLPVLTYLNPLDRDALRAILTEPKNSIIKQYIKLFEMDGIKLTFEDDVFEYIVDKAVEYKLGARGLRSIVETIMMDVMFEIPSENKKEYKVTLDYAKMQLEKANMARLQTA; encoded by the coding sequence ATGGCTGATTCAAAAACAAAGAAAAGGTGTAGCTTCTGTGGACGGTCGGAGAATGAAGTCGGATTCCTGATTACGGGAATGAACGGTTACATCTGCGACAGCTGTGCTACCCAGGCTTATGAGATCACTCAGGAAGCATTGGGAGAAGGCAAGAAAAGTGCAGGAGCTACCAAGCTCAACTTAAAAGAACTGCCCAAACCGGTAGAAATCAAGAAATTCCTCGACCAGTATGTGATCGGGCAGGATGATGCGAAACGCTTCCTTTCCGTATCGGTCTATAACCATTATAAACGTTTGTTGCAAAAAGACAGCGGTGATGATGTGGAGATTGAAAAGTCGAACATTATTATGGTGGGTAGTACCGGAACCGGGAAAACGTTGCTTGCACGCACGATTGCTAAGTTACTGCACGTGCCGTTTACTATTGTAGATGCTACAGTGCTGACGGAGGCCGGTTATGTGGGCGAAGATATCGAAAGTATTTTAACCCGTTTGCTTCAGGTGGCAGATTATAATGTACCTGAAGCTGAACAGGGTATCGTGTTTATCGACGAGATCGATAAAATTGCCCGTAAAGGAGATAATCCTTCCATCACTCGCGACGTGAGCGGTGAAGGCGTACAGCAGGGATTACTGAAATTGCTCGAAGGCTCTGTGGTGAACGTACCTCCCCAGGGAGGCCGTAAGCATCCGGACCAGAAGATGATTCCGGTAAATACCAAGAATATTCTCTTTATCTGCGGCGGTGCGTTCGACGGTATCGAGAAGAAGATCGCCCAACGGTTGAACACCCATGTCGTAGGTTATACGGCATCGCAGAAAACAGCGACGGTAGACAAGAATAACATGATGCAGTACATCGCTCCACAGGATTTGAAGTCATTCGGACTGATTCCAGAAATTATCGGACGTCTTCCGGTATTGACTTATTTGAATCCGCTGGACCGGGATGCGCTTCGTGCGATCCTTACCGAACCGAAAAACTCAATCATCAAACAGTACATCAAACTGTTTGAAATGGATGGTATCAAGCTGACATTTGAAGATGATGTCTTCGAATATATCGTCGACAAGGCGGTAGAATATAAGCTAGGTGCCCGCGGATTGCGCTCTATTGTGGAAACAATTATGATGGATGTCATGTTTGAAATCCCTTCAGAGAACAAAAAAGAGTATAAGGTGACGCTGGATTATGCAAAGATGCAACTGGAAAAAGCGAATATGGCACGACTACAAACCGCTTAA